The Leucoraja erinacea ecotype New England chromosome 22, Leri_hhj_1, whole genome shotgun sequence genome includes a region encoding these proteins:
- the ikbip gene encoding inhibitor of nuclear factor kappa-B kinase-interacting protein isoform X4: MIRAVASTRTILANGCLFRGQVFKRAMFQQSANFADLEQKYQQLYTKSLAAQALGDEVSRVSKKLELSEEVLQKALSSSSVMAFFEQEMSELRSSMNSLQNKEQTIARKMQNVNKNFQNISDTWKRSLSEINSEIANLKFESKNMHNKITSEINTVEQGMKGLNVKMEELEVSTLGNTRAIKRQEEEDLSGLEKHANWNTKSIQELSEQQNSLMSEDIELVEKLTEFEPKFKECEEALPLIDKGVHSVLKVARDLQSTEMKIDDMTVQMFNLEDNMLKTITEILDLKTELEALQSDSTI, translated from the exons ATGATACGAGCTGTGGCATCAACCAGAACAATCCTTGCCAATGGTTGTCTTTTTAGAGGACAAGTCTTCAAAAG GGCTATGTTTCAGCAGTCAGCTAACTTTGCTGATCTGGAGCAGAAGTACCAGCAGCTCTACACAAAATCTCTCGCTGCCCAGGCCTTGGGAGACGAAGTTAGCAGAGTTTCAAAGAAG CTGGAGTTATCAGAAGAAGTCCTGCAGAAAGCCCTGTCATCTAGTTCGGTCATGGCCTTCTTTGAACAGGAGATGTCAGAGCTGCGTAGCAGTATGAATAGCTTACAAAATAAAGAACAGACAATAGCAAGAAAAATGCAGAATGTCAACAAAAACTTCCAAAATATTTCTGATACATGGAAACGAAGCTTAAGTGAAATAAATAGTGAGATTGCAAACCTGAAGTTCGAGTCGAAGAAcatgcataataaaattacatcgGAAATTAATACAGTGGAACAAGGTATGAAGGGACTCAATGTAAAGATGGAAGAATTGGAAGTTAGTACTTTGGGAAACACAAGAGCAATCAAAcggcaagaggaagaagatttaaGTGGCCTTGAGAAGCACGCAAACTGGAACACAAAGAGTATCCAAGAACTGTCTGAACAACAAAACAGCCTGATGTCAGAGGATATAGAGCTAGTGGAAAAACTAACTGAGTTTGAACCAAAGTTTAAGGAATGTGAAGAAGCACTTCCATTAATTGATAAAGGTGTTCACTCTGTCCTCAAGGTGGCCAGAGACCTTCAAAGCACAGAAATGAAAATAGATGACATGACAGTTCAGATGTTTAATTTGGAGGACAATATGCTCAAAACCATTACTGAGATACTAGATTTAAAGACAGAACTGGAAGCTTTACAGTCTGACTCTACCATCTAA
- the ikbip gene encoding inhibitor of nuclear factor kappa-B kinase-interacting protein isoform X3 codes for MIRAVASTRTILANGCLFRGQVFKRAMFQQSANFADLEQKYQQLYTKSLAAQALGDEVSRVSKKCESAQEIMDKLKDHSLLKQVENLQVEIRKMKIWSTSITDKRNELDEKLVSLSDTIERIEKSTAQISNDVTTKLSSVRTDIRRISGLDSDISLLKDSLHELETKVTSVEKTAIHNIGDLIATSVDRVTQLKNLVSRNTDKIVILQKKLTELKAEDDKLSDRIFSLENSRAKLLKAVMFANDLKPKIFNLKKDFSLIEPQMNDIIGRIGRISSDLQKRNVEIVNLRKEITNCTVNSNENQGTKDQQSQVTAMEQ; via the exons ATGATACGAGCTGTGGCATCAACCAGAACAATCCTTGCCAATGGTTGTCTTTTTAGAGGACAAGTCTTCAAAAG GGCTATGTTTCAGCAGTCAGCTAACTTTGCTGATCTGGAGCAGAAGTACCAGCAGCTCTACACAAAATCTCTCGCTGCCCAGGCCTTGGGAGACGAAGTTAGCAGAGTTTCAAAGAAG TGTGAAAGTGCACAAGAAATCATGGACAAACTTAAAGACCATTCGCTGCTAAAACAAGTTGAAAATCTGCAGGTGGAAATTAGGAAAATGAAGATTTGGTCAACGTCCATCACCGACAAAAGAAATGAATTGGATGAAAAATTAGTTTCTCTTTCTGATACCATTGAAAGGATAGAAAAGAGTACGGCTCAAATATCAAATGATGTCACCACAAAACTTTCAAGTGTCAGAACGGATATTCGACGGATATCTGGTCTGGATTCGGATATTAGTTTACTGAAGGATTCCCTGCATGAACTGGAAACTAAAGTAACTAGTGTAGAGAAGACAGCCATCCACAACATAGGGGACTTAATTGCAACTAGTGTTGATAGAGTCACACAACTGAAGAATTTGGTAtctagaaacacagacaaaattgTAATTCTGCAGAAGAAGTTGACTGAATTAAAGGCCGAAGATGATAAACTTTCGGACAGAATTTTTAGTTTGGAAAATAGTCGAGCTAAACTTCTGAAAGCAGTTATGTTTGCTAATGATCTTAAACCTAAAATTTTTAACCTAAAAAAGGATTTCTCTCTCATCGAGCCACAAATGAATGATATTATTGGAAGGATTGGTCGGATTTCTTCTGATTTGCAGAAAAGAAATGTGGAAATTGTCAACTTGAGAAAAGAAATAACTAACTGCACTGTAAATTCAAATGAAAATCAGGGGACAAAGGATCAACAAAGTCAGGTTACTGCAATGGAACAGTAA
- the ikbip gene encoding inhibitor of nuclear factor kappa-B kinase-interacting protein isoform X2 → MSSEVKQRKKPAAGNKQGDAVKEQNVKGMASEEPGKKPNPEPECDRRKEGSSRGTDLRSGLFLLSLIASAVLAGAMFQQSANFADLEQKYQQLYTKSLAAQALGDEVSRVSKKLELSEEVLQKALSSSSVMAFFEQEMSELRSSMNSLQNKEQTIARKMQNVNKNFQNISDTWKRSLSEINSEIANLKFESKNMHNKITSEINTVEQGMKGLNVKMEELEVSTLGNTRAIKRQEEEDLSGLEKHANWNTKSIQELSEQQNSLMSEDIELVEKLTEFEPKFKECEEALPLIDKGVHSVLKVARDLQSTEMKIDDMTVQMFNLEDNMLKTITEILDLKTELEALQSDSTI, encoded by the exons ATGTCGAGTGAAGTCAAGCAAAGGAAGAAACCGGCGGCTGGCAACAAGCAAGGCGACGCGGTGAAGGAACAGAATGTGAAAGGGATGGCGTCGGAGGAGCCGGGGAAGAAGCCAAATCCGGAGCCCGAGTGCGATCGGCGCAAGGAAGGCAGCAGCCGGGGAACAGACTTGAGGAGCGGTCTGTTTCTGCTCTCGCTGATCGCCAGCGCGGTGCTCGCAGG GGCTATGTTTCAGCAGTCAGCTAACTTTGCTGATCTGGAGCAGAAGTACCAGCAGCTCTACACAAAATCTCTCGCTGCCCAGGCCTTGGGAGACGAAGTTAGCAGAGTTTCAAAGAAG CTGGAGTTATCAGAAGAAGTCCTGCAGAAAGCCCTGTCATCTAGTTCGGTCATGGCCTTCTTTGAACAGGAGATGTCAGAGCTGCGTAGCAGTATGAATAGCTTACAAAATAAAGAACAGACAATAGCAAGAAAAATGCAGAATGTCAACAAAAACTTCCAAAATATTTCTGATACATGGAAACGAAGCTTAAGTGAAATAAATAGTGAGATTGCAAACCTGAAGTTCGAGTCGAAGAAcatgcataataaaattacatcgGAAATTAATACAGTGGAACAAGGTATGAAGGGACTCAATGTAAAGATGGAAGAATTGGAAGTTAGTACTTTGGGAAACACAAGAGCAATCAAAcggcaagaggaagaagatttaaGTGGCCTTGAGAAGCACGCAAACTGGAACACAAAGAGTATCCAAGAACTGTCTGAACAACAAAACAGCCTGATGTCAGAGGATATAGAGCTAGTGGAAAAACTAACTGAGTTTGAACCAAAGTTTAAGGAATGTGAAGAAGCACTTCCATTAATTGATAAAGGTGTTCACTCTGTCCTCAAGGTGGCCAGAGACCTTCAAAGCACAGAAATGAAAATAGATGACATGACAGTTCAGATGTTTAATTTGGAGGACAATATGCTCAAAACCATTACTGAGATACTAGATTTAAAGACAGAACTGGAAGCTTTACAGTCTGACTCTACCATCTAA
- the ikbip gene encoding inhibitor of nuclear factor kappa-B kinase-interacting protein isoform X1, giving the protein MSSEVKQRKKPAAGNKQGDAVKEQNVKGMASEEPGKKPNPEPECDRRKEGSSRGTDLRSGLFLLSLIASAVLAGAMFQQSANFADLEQKYQQLYTKSLAAQALGDEVSRVSKKCESAQEIMDKLKDHSLLKQVENLQVEIRKMKIWSTSITDKRNELDEKLVSLSDTIERIEKSTAQISNDVTTKLSSVRTDIRRISGLDSDISLLKDSLHELETKVTSVEKTAIHNIGDLIATSVDRVTQLKNLVSRNTDKIVILQKKLTELKAEDDKLSDRIFSLENSRAKLLKAVMFANDLKPKIFNLKKDFSLIEPQMNDIIGRIGRISSDLQKRNVEIVNLRKEITNCTVNSNENQGTKDQQSQVTAMEQ; this is encoded by the exons ATGTCGAGTGAAGTCAAGCAAAGGAAGAAACCGGCGGCTGGCAACAAGCAAGGCGACGCGGTGAAGGAACAGAATGTGAAAGGGATGGCGTCGGAGGAGCCGGGGAAGAAGCCAAATCCGGAGCCCGAGTGCGATCGGCGCAAGGAAGGCAGCAGCCGGGGAACAGACTTGAGGAGCGGTCTGTTTCTGCTCTCGCTGATCGCCAGCGCGGTGCTCGCAGG GGCTATGTTTCAGCAGTCAGCTAACTTTGCTGATCTGGAGCAGAAGTACCAGCAGCTCTACACAAAATCTCTCGCTGCCCAGGCCTTGGGAGACGAAGTTAGCAGAGTTTCAAAGAAG TGTGAAAGTGCACAAGAAATCATGGACAAACTTAAAGACCATTCGCTGCTAAAACAAGTTGAAAATCTGCAGGTGGAAATTAGGAAAATGAAGATTTGGTCAACGTCCATCACCGACAAAAGAAATGAATTGGATGAAAAATTAGTTTCTCTTTCTGATACCATTGAAAGGATAGAAAAGAGTACGGCTCAAATATCAAATGATGTCACCACAAAACTTTCAAGTGTCAGAACGGATATTCGACGGATATCTGGTCTGGATTCGGATATTAGTTTACTGAAGGATTCCCTGCATGAACTGGAAACTAAAGTAACTAGTGTAGAGAAGACAGCCATCCACAACATAGGGGACTTAATTGCAACTAGTGTTGATAGAGTCACACAACTGAAGAATTTGGTAtctagaaacacagacaaaattgTAATTCTGCAGAAGAAGTTGACTGAATTAAAGGCCGAAGATGATAAACTTTCGGACAGAATTTTTAGTTTGGAAAATAGTCGAGCTAAACTTCTGAAAGCAGTTATGTTTGCTAATGATCTTAAACCTAAAATTTTTAACCTAAAAAAGGATTTCTCTCTCATCGAGCCACAAATGAATGATATTATTGGAAGGATTGGTCGGATTTCTTCTGATTTGCAGAAAAGAAATGTGGAAATTGTCAACTTGAGAAAAGAAATAACTAACTGCACTGTAAATTCAAATGAAAATCAGGGGACAAAGGATCAACAAAGTCAGGTTACTGCAATGGAACAGTAA